The following nucleotide sequence is from Paraburkholderia flava.
TATCTCGGGAAAACCCCTAAATTTTGCGATTTACCCGTACTGAGAATTGGCTGGTGGTTGTTTTTGTTTTCGCTTTAGACCAAACTGATTGTACTTTTTATAGCTTGAGTACAACCATGACCCTACCCACGCAGCTCGGCTCGCCCGATCTCGAGCGTTACTGGATGCCCTTCACCGCGAATCGCCGCTTCAAGGCGGCGCGGCCGCCGCTGTTCGTCGAAGCGGACGGCATGTACTACCGTCGCGACGACGGCAAGACGGTGCTCGACGGGATCGCGGGGCTGTGGTGCGTGAACGCGGGCCATCGGCGCCGCGAGATCGTCGATGCGATCGCGTCGACGGCAGCGTCGCTCGACTACGCGTCGTCGTTCCAGATGGGGCATCCGCTCGCATTCGAATACGCAGATGCGCTACTCGACGAAGCGCCCGACGGTTTCGGTCAGGTGTTTTTTTCGAACTCGGGTTCAGAGGCGGTCGATACCGCGTTGAAGATCGCGCTCGCGTATCACCGTGCGCGCGGCGACGCGCAGCGCGTGCGCCTGATCGGTCGCGAGCGCGGGTATCACGGCGTCGGTTTCGGCGGGCTGTCGGTGTCGGGGATCGCGGGGCATCGGAAGGCGTACGGCAATCTGCTGCCGTTCGTCGATCATCTGCCGAGCACGTACGATCGCGCGCAGATGGCGTTCACGCGCGGCCAGCCGGAGTGGGGCGCGCATCTCGCCGACGAACTCACGCGTCTTGTCGCGCTGCACGACGCATCGACGATTGCTGCGGTGATCGTCGAACCGGTCGCGGGTTCGACCGGCGTGCTCGTGCCGCCGGTCGGCTATCTGCAACGACTGCGGCAGATCTGCGACGCGCACGGCATCCTGCTGATCTTCGACGAAGTGATCTGCGGTTTCGGTCGGGTCGGCGCATCGTTCGCGGCGAAGCGTTTCGGCGTGACGCCCGATCTGATCACGAGCGCGAAGGGCCTCACCAACGGCGCGGTGCCGATGGGCGCGACGTTCGTGCGCGAGCACGTGTACGACGCGCTGATGCAGGCGCCGCCCGACGCAATCGAGTTCGCGCACGGCTACACGTACTCGGGGCATCCGCTCGCGTGCGCGGCGGGGCTGGCTGCGCTTGGTGTCTATCGTCGCGAGCAGTTGTTCGAGCGTGCGAAATCGCTCGAACCGCAATGGGAGCGTGCGGCGCATGCGTTGCGCGAGTGTCCGGGTGTTCTCGACGTGCGCAACTTCGGATTGCTCGCTGCGATCGATCTCGCGCCGTTGCCCGGGGCACCGAGCGCACCAGGCAAGCGCGGTTTCGACGTGCATACGCGCTGCCTCGAACGCGGCGTGTTGATCCGCGCAGCCGGCGACACGATGCTGCTGTCGCCGCCGCTCGTCATCGAGCCTGCGCAGATCGATACGTTGTTCGGCACGCTTGCCGACGTGCTGCAGCAGATTGGTCGCGAGACCGCGCAATGAATAACGCACAGGTAGAATCCGTGGGCTGCGGCGTCACATGCCGCCTTCGTCTTCGGTCCCGATGAACGCTTCCGCTTCCTCTGATCCTTCCGATTCTTCGTCGAACTTCAGTCCGCTGCAGGTCGATCTCGCGCGCCGCATCGGCCAGCAGATCGTCAACGGCGAACTGCAGCCTGGCCAGCATTTGTCCGAGAACGCACTCGCCGATACGTTCCAGGTGTCGCGCACACCGGTTCGCAAAGCGCTGCAACTGATCGCCGAACACGGGCTCGCCGATTTCCGCGCACGTGAAGGCGTGTTCGTCACGCAGACGCCGCCCGCTGCGGTGCCGAGTTTCGGCGAGACGATCACCGGCGACGAACTGCGTCGGCGTCTGCTCGACGACTACACGCATGGCCGACTGCCTGCCGCGTGGACCGAGAAGGATGTGCTCGAACGCTACGGTGCTTCACGCGCGGTGCTGACGAAAGCGCTCGTGCGGCTCGCATCCGATGGCCTGATCGAAAAGCGCAAGGGACACGGCTGGCGTTTCCTGCCCGCGTTCAATACGCCGGACACGATGGCCGAGAGTTATCGCTTCCGTCTGATTCTCGAATGCGCGGCGATCCGCGAGCCGGGTTTCAAGGTGGATGCCGCGCAGCTCGCGCGGGTGCGCGATGCGCATCAACGGCTGGTCGACCGGCGCGGCAATCCGCCGGATGCGACCGAACTGTTCGCGTTGAACGCGGAGTTCCACGAGATGATCGCGCGCTTCTCGGGCAACCGCTTCATCGTGCAGGCGATGCAGCAGCAGAACCAGATGCGCCGACTCGACGAGTACGTCGCGCACTTCAAGGGGCCGTGGCACGTCGTGTCGTGCACCGAGCATCTGCAGATCATCGATGCGCTCGAGAAGGGCGACTTCGAATGGGCCGCTGCGCTGATGCAACGGCATCTGACCCAGGCGAGATCGCGCACGCCTGGGGCGACGTGAACGCGCGTCGTGCGTTGAAAAGCTGACGCGAAGAAGTTAACAATGCGGTACTCGCCGCGCGCTCGAATTCTCTTTCGCCGTTAGCTTCATCACACGAGCATTACCCGCACACGAAGTTTTGCCACGCGTAAAACGCGTTCGGTCGCCGCACACCTCCTATCTCAAAAGATGCATCCCGCATCACTCTCCGCCAGTCCTCCTCACGGCTCGCACAGTCACGCTCGGTGAAAACCCGCATTGTGACCGCTCCGGATCGTCATGAGAATTTCGAAACATTTTTTGTTATGTAACTATCAAGCGCCGCAGTAGCGGCCTCCTTCGCGCCGGGCGTTTTCGTCCGGCCGCGCAACCCCCACGTCAGAGAGCCCCACGTGAATATCGTCCGCAGCCTGGGTGGCATGTGTCTGCTGTTGCTGATCGCGTACGCGCTGTCGACCAATCGACGAGCGATCAGCCTGCGCACGCTGATTCCCGCGTTCGTCGCGCAACTCGCGATCGGCGCGTTCGTGCTGTTCGTGCCGATCGGCAGCCGCGCGCTCGTCGCCGCCGCCTATGGCGTCAACCAGGTGCTGCAGATGGGCGATCGCGGCGTCGAGTTCATGTTCGGCGCGCTCGTCGGCGACAAGATGTTCCAGCTGTTCGGCGGCAGCGGCTTCGTGTTCGGGCTACGCGTGTTGCCGATGATCATCTACGTGACCGCGTTGATCGCCGTGCTGTATCACCTCGGCGTGATGAAGTGGATCATCAACGGGCTCGGCGGGCTGTTCGAAAAACTGCTCGGCGTGAGCCGCATCGAAGCGTGCTCCGCGGTCGCGACGATCTTTCTCGGCCAGAGCGAAATGGCCGCGTTCGTGAAGCCGTTCATCAAGCAGATGACGGGCGCCGAACTGTTCGCGGTGATGTCGAGCGGCATGGCCGCGGTGGCGGGCTCGGTGCTCGCGGGCTATGTCGGGCTCGGCGTGAAACTCGAATATCTGCTGGCTGCATCGTTCATGGCGATCCCGGGCGGGCTGCTGTTCGCGAAGATCATTCTGCCGACCACCGAAGCGCCGCAGCCGATCCCCGAGAAGCTGAACTTCGACGAACACCGTTCGGCGAACCTGATCGAAGCAGCCGCATCGGGCACGGCGGTCGGGCTGCGGATTGCGATGAACGTCGGCGGGATGCTGATCGCGTTCATCGGCCTGATTGCGCTGCTCAACGCGATTGTCGGCGGTGTGGCGGGCTGGTTCGGCTATCCGTCGCTGACGCTGCAGATGATTCTCGGCTACGTGTTCTCGCCGCTCGCGTGGGTCATCGGCGTGCCGTGGCACGATGCGCAGATCGCGGGCAACTTCATCGGCGAGAAGCTGATCCTCAACGAGTTCGTCGCGTACGTCGACCTGTCGCCGTATCTGAAGAGCGCGCAGGAAGTCGCGGCGGCGGGGCTGCACGCGCTCGATCCGAAGACCATCGCGATCGTGTCGTTCGCGCTGTGCGGCTTCTCGAACTTCTCGTCGATCGCGATTCTTGCCGGCGGTTTTAGCGCGGTCGCGCCCGAGCGGCGCTCGGAGGTCGCGCGCTACGGGCTGCGCGTCGTCGCGGCGAGTACGCTGTCCAATCTGATGAGCGCGGCGATCGCCGGCACGTTTCTGTCGCTACACTGATAGCGTTCTTCTTCAATTTCGCATTCCCGGGCCAGGCCATCATGCTGCTCACGCAGGAAATCATCCGCAAGAAGCGCGACCGTCAACCGCTCAGCGCAGCCGAGATCGCGGCGTTCGTGCAGGGCGTCACCGACGGCAGCGTCACCGAAGGGCAGGTCGCCGCGTTCGCGATGGCAGTGTTCTTCAACGACATGAGCGTCGACGAACGCGTCGCGATGACATGCGCGCAGCGCGACTCCGGCACCGTGCTCAAGTGGCACGATCTCGATCTGCCGGGACCGGTCGTCGACAAGCATTCGACCGGTGGTGTCGGCGATCTGACGTCGCTGCTGCTCGGCCCGATGGTTGCCGCATGTGGCGGCTTCGTGCCGATGATCTCGGGCCGTGGCCTTGGTCACACCGGCGGCACGCTCGACAAGCTCGCGTCGATTCCCGGCTACGACGTGACGCCTGACATCGACGCGTTTCGCGCGACGGTGCGCGACGTCGGCGTCGCGATCATCGGTCAGACTGCGCAGCTTGCGCCCGCCGACAAACGCATCTACGCGATCCGCGACACGACCGCGACGGTCGAATCGGTTGCGATGATCACCGCGTCGATCCTGTCGAAGAAACTCGCAGCGGGCCTCGACGGTCTCGCGATGGACGTGAAGGTCGGCTCGGGCGCGTTCATGCCGAGCTACGACAAATCGGTCGAGCTGGCGCGCAGCATCGTTGCGGTCGGCAACGGTGCCGGCATGAAGACGACCGCCGTGCTTACCGACATGAATCAGCCGCTTGCGCCGTGCGCGGGCAACGCGCTCGAAGTGCGTTTCTCGATCGATTACCTGACGGGCCGCACGCAACCCGCGCGCGTGCATGACGTGACGCTCGCGCTGGCTGCGCAGATGCTCGTGTTGGGCGGGCTCGCGCGTGATGTCGCGCAGGCGCGCGATCAACTGGTCGCCGCGCTCGATTCGGGCGCTGCAGCCGAACGTTTCGCGCGGATGGTACGCACGCTCGGCGGTCCCGCCGATCTGCTCGATGCGCCGGATCGTTATCTCGGTCGTGCCGGCGTTATACGGCCAGTTGCAGCGCCGCGCGCGGGGATCGTCGCGAAGATGGACTGTCGCGCGATCGGTCTTGCGGTGGTGGGGCTGGGCGGTGGACGTCGTCGGCCCGAAGATGCGATCGACTACCAGGTGGGTCTGACCGACATCGTCGAACTGGGTGCGCGCGTCGACAAGGGGCAGCCGCTCGCCGTCGTCCATGCTCGCGACGAAGCGGCCGCACAGCGTGCCGCCGACGAGATCATCGCTGCCTGTTCGCTCGGCGACGACGCGGCGGACGTACCGCCGAGTCTGTACGACGTGATCGAGTAAGGCACCGTCATGCGCGCGATCGTTCTCGTTCTGGATTCGCTCGGCATCGGCGCGACGCCGGACGCGGTGCGCTTCAACGACGTCGGCTCCGATACGCTTGGTCATATCGCGGAGCATTGTGCTCGGGGTACCGCGAACGTCGAAAGAAGCGGACCGCTGCGAATCCCGCATCTCGAACAACTCGGCCTCGGTCTCGCGAATCGACTCGCAACCGGCACGCTTGCCGCAGGCTTTACCAGCGAGCCTGAGTTGATCGGCGCATACGGCGCGGCGCGCGAACTGTCGTCGGGCAAGGACACGCCGTCCGGTCACTGGGAAATGGCGGGCGTGCCGGTGCGGTTCGACTGGGGTTACTTCCGCGAGCCGACCCATTCGTTTCCGCCGGAATTGCTCGACGCGCTCGTGAGGCGCGCGGGGCTGCCCGGTTATCTCGGCAACTGCCACGCGTCGGGCACGACGATCCTCGATGCACTCGGCGATGAACATCGCGAGACCGGCAAGCCGATCTTCTATACATCCGCCGATTCGGTGTTCCAGATCGCGTGCCACGAAGAGACCTTCGGGCTGCAAGGTCTGTACGACCTGTGCGAGATCGCGCGCGAAGAGGTGGATCGCTACGAGATCTGCCGCGTGATCGCGCGGCCGTTCACCGGCGATGCGCAGCACGGCTTCGTGCGGACCGCGAATCGTCGCGATCTCGCGGTGCCTCCGCCGGCCGCGACCGTCCTCGAAAAACTCGCGAAGGCTGGCGGCGAGGTCGTGTCGATCGGCAAGATCGCGGACATCTACGCGCACGTCGGCGTTACGCGCAAGCTGAAGGCGAGCGGACTCGACGGACTGTGGCAGGCGACGCTTGACGCCGTGCGCGAAGCGCCCGACTTCAGCCTCGTGATGACGAACTTCGTCGACTTCGACCAGAATTACGGACACCGCCGCAACACGGCGGGCTACGCGGCGGCGCTCGAATATTTCGACAGCCGCTTGCCGGAGATTTACCCGCTGCTGGCCGACGACGATGTGCTGATCCTCACCGCCGATCACGGCTGCGACCCGACGTGGCCCGGCTCCGACCACACGCGCGAACACGTACCGGTGTTGGTGTACGGCAAGCGCGTGAAGCCGTCGAACCTCGGCGTGCGCGAGAGTTTCGCGGACATCGGGCAGAGCCTCGCCGGCTGGTTCGGACTCGAACCGTTCGCGGACGGCACGTCGTTTCTTGTGCCGAACTGATTTTCGTAAAAGGACCACGCGATGACCCCGACGTCTCATCAAGCCCTGCTCGACGAAGCCCGCGCTGCGCGCGACCGCGCGTACGCGCCGTATTCGAAGTTCCACGTCGGCGCTGCACTACGCGCGAAGGACGGCACGATCTTTCGCGGCTGCAACGTCGAGAACGCGTCATACGGGTTGTGCAATTGCGCGGAGCGCACAGCGCTGTTCGCGGCGATCGCGGCGGGCTACAAGCCCGGCGATTTCGACACGCTCGCGGTGATCGGCGATACCGACGGTCCGATTGCGCCGTGCGGTGCGTGCCGTCAGGTGATCATCGAAATCGGCAAGCCGACGTTGACGGTGGTGCTCGGCAATCTCGCCGGTGCGGTCGAGGTGACGAGCGCGGATGCGCTGCTGCCGGGGGCGTTCTTTCTGGGGTAATGCCGTGGCGTAAGGCATACCGCACATCGATCCCCCCGCTGCGGTATCCTCGCCGCTTCCCCCTTCTTTCCCTTCCTCCGCGATGTCCGATTTCCCCTTCGATGCCGTCATCTTCGATTGCGACGGCGTGCTCGTCGATTCGGAGCCGATCACGAACCGCGTGCTGTCGACGATGCTCGGCGAGCTCGGCTGGCACATCGGCGTCGAGGAGACGATGCGGATCTTCGTCGGCAAGACGGTGCGCGACGAGGCGGCGCGGATCGAAGCGAACACCGGCGTCGCGATCACGCCCGAATGGCTCGCGTCGTTTCGCGAGCGGCGCAATGCGGCGCTCGTCGATGAACTCGTCGCGATTCCCGGTGCGGTCGATGCGGTGCGCGCGCTGCATCGGACGCTCGACGGCCGGATCGCGGTCGCATCAGGCGCGGATTTGCACAAGGTCGAGATGCAGCTCGCGAAGGTCGGCTTGCTCGATCGCGTCGAGGGCCGTGTGTTCAGCGGTCACGACCTGCCGCGCAGCAAGCCGTTCCCGGACGTGTACCTCGTCGCGGCCGACGCGCTCGGCGTCGATCCCACGCGCTGCGCGGTCGTCGAAGACACGGCCACCGGTGCGACCGCGGGTGTCGCCGCAGGTGCGACGGTGTTCGGCTACAGCCCAGGCGGCCTGGGACATCACACTGCCGACGCGTTGCGCGCAGTGGGCGTGGCCACCGTGTTCGACGACATGACGCAGCTGCCCGCGTTGCTCGCGGGTTGGTCCCACGTCGCACGCAGCGCGTAGACGTCCAGCCCCGGTCGCTAGAACTAAACATCGAAAAGCCGGCGCCGCGATGCTTTCGATGCATCGCCGCGCCGGC
It contains:
- a CDS encoding HAD family hydrolase, which produces MSDFPFDAVIFDCDGVLVDSEPITNRVLSTMLGELGWHIGVEETMRIFVGKTVRDEAARIEANTGVAITPEWLASFRERRNAALVDELVAIPGAVDAVRALHRTLDGRIAVASGADLHKVEMQLAKVGLLDRVEGRVFSGHDLPRSKPFPDVYLVAADALGVDPTRCAVVEDTATGATAGVAAGATVFGYSPGGLGHHTADALRAVGVATVFDDMTQLPALLAGWSHVARSA
- a CDS encoding GntR family transcriptional regulator translates to MNASASSDPSDSSSNFSPLQVDLARRIGQQIVNGELQPGQHLSENALADTFQVSRTPVRKALQLIAEHGLADFRAREGVFVTQTPPAAVPSFGETITGDELRRRLLDDYTHGRLPAAWTEKDVLERYGASRAVLTKALVRLASDGLIEKRKGHGWRFLPAFNTPDTMAESYRFRLILECAAIREPGFKVDAAQLARVRDAHQRLVDRRGNPPDATELFALNAEFHEMIARFSGNRFIVQAMQQQNQMRRLDEYVAHFKGPWHVVSCTEHLQIIDALEKGDFEWAAALMQRHLTQARSRTPGAT
- a CDS encoding phosphopentomutase, whose translation is MRAIVLVLDSLGIGATPDAVRFNDVGSDTLGHIAEHCARGTANVERSGPLRIPHLEQLGLGLANRLATGTLAAGFTSEPELIGAYGAARELSSGKDTPSGHWEMAGVPVRFDWGYFREPTHSFPPELLDALVRRAGLPGYLGNCHASGTTILDALGDEHRETGKPIFYTSADSVFQIACHEETFGLQGLYDLCEIAREEVDRYEICRVIARPFTGDAQHGFVRTANRRDLAVPPPAATVLEKLAKAGGEVVSIGKIADIYAHVGVTRKLKASGLDGLWQATLDAVREAPDFSLVMTNFVDFDQNYGHRRNTAGYAAALEYFDSRLPEIYPLLADDDVLILTADHGCDPTWPGSDHTREHVPVLVYGKRVKPSNLGVRESFADIGQSLAGWFGLEPFADGTSFLVPN
- a CDS encoding NupC/NupG family nucleoside CNT transporter, with the protein product MNIVRSLGGMCLLLLIAYALSTNRRAISLRTLIPAFVAQLAIGAFVLFVPIGSRALVAAAYGVNQVLQMGDRGVEFMFGALVGDKMFQLFGGSGFVFGLRVLPMIIYVTALIAVLYHLGVMKWIINGLGGLFEKLLGVSRIEACSAVATIFLGQSEMAAFVKPFIKQMTGAELFAVMSSGMAAVAGSVLAGYVGLGVKLEYLLAASFMAIPGGLLFAKIILPTTEAPQPIPEKLNFDEHRSANLIEAAASGTAVGLRIAMNVGGMLIAFIGLIALLNAIVGGVAGWFGYPSLTLQMILGYVFSPLAWVIGVPWHDAQIAGNFIGEKLILNEFVAYVDLSPYLKSAQEVAAAGLHALDPKTIAIVSFALCGFSNFSSIAILAGGFSAVAPERRSEVARYGLRVVAASTLSNLMSAAIAGTFLSLH
- the deoA gene encoding thymidine phosphorylase, with the protein product MLLTQEIIRKKRDRQPLSAAEIAAFVQGVTDGSVTEGQVAAFAMAVFFNDMSVDERVAMTCAQRDSGTVLKWHDLDLPGPVVDKHSTGGVGDLTSLLLGPMVAACGGFVPMISGRGLGHTGGTLDKLASIPGYDVTPDIDAFRATVRDVGVAIIGQTAQLAPADKRIYAIRDTTATVESVAMITASILSKKLAAGLDGLAMDVKVGSGAFMPSYDKSVELARSIVAVGNGAGMKTTAVLTDMNQPLAPCAGNALEVRFSIDYLTGRTQPARVHDVTLALAAQMLVLGGLARDVAQARDQLVAALDSGAAAERFARMVRTLGGPADLLDAPDRYLGRAGVIRPVAAPRAGIVAKMDCRAIGLAVVGLGGGRRRPEDAIDYQVGLTDIVELGARVDKGQPLAVVHARDEAAAQRAADEIIAACSLGDDAADVPPSLYDVIE
- a CDS encoding aspartate aminotransferase family protein → MTLPTQLGSPDLERYWMPFTANRRFKAARPPLFVEADGMYYRRDDGKTVLDGIAGLWCVNAGHRRREIVDAIASTAASLDYASSFQMGHPLAFEYADALLDEAPDGFGQVFFSNSGSEAVDTALKIALAYHRARGDAQRVRLIGRERGYHGVGFGGLSVSGIAGHRKAYGNLLPFVDHLPSTYDRAQMAFTRGQPEWGAHLADELTRLVALHDASTIAAVIVEPVAGSTGVLVPPVGYLQRLRQICDAHGILLIFDEVICGFGRVGASFAAKRFGVTPDLITSAKGLTNGAVPMGATFVREHVYDALMQAPPDAIEFAHGYTYSGHPLACAAGLAALGVYRREQLFERAKSLEPQWERAAHALRECPGVLDVRNFGLLAAIDLAPLPGAPSAPGKRGFDVHTRCLERGVLIRAAGDTMLLSPPLVIEPAQIDTLFGTLADVLQQIGRETAQ
- a CDS encoding cytidine deaminase translates to MTPTSHQALLDEARAARDRAYAPYSKFHVGAALRAKDGTIFRGCNVENASYGLCNCAERTALFAAIAAGYKPGDFDTLAVIGDTDGPIAPCGACRQVIIEIGKPTLTVVLGNLAGAVEVTSADALLPGAFFLG